From a single Capsicum annuum cultivar UCD-10X-F1 chromosome 12, UCD10Xv1.1, whole genome shotgun sequence genomic region:
- the LOC107850647 gene encoding asparagine synthetase [glutamine-hydrolyzing] 2 isoform X1: MCGILAIFGCIDNSQAKRSRIIELSRRLRHRGPDWSGLHSHEDCYLAHQRLAIVDPTSGDQPLYNEDKTIVVAVTCLSGEGQSGAHYLLIWNCSPLPLRDSSVIKRVNGEIYNHKALRGQLKSHQFRTESDCEVIAHLYEEHGENFIDMLDGMFSFVLLDTRDKSFIAARDAIGITPLYMGWGLDGSIWFSSEMKALSDDCERFVSFLPGHIYSSKTGGLRRWYNPPWFSENIPSTPYDHLVLRKAFEKAVVKRLMTDVPFGVLLSGGLDSSLVAAVANRYLADTEAGRQWGSQLHTFCVGLKGSPDLKAAREVADYLGTRHHEFHFTVQEGIDALEEVIYHVETYDVTTIRASTPMFLMSRKIKSLGVKMVLSGEGSDEIFGGYLYFHKAPNKEEFHQETCRKIKALHLYDCLRANKSTSAWGVEARVPFLDKEFINIAMNIDPEWKMIQPDLGRIEKWVLRNAFDDDQNPYLPKHILYRQKEQFSDGVGYSWIDGLKDHANSQVSDSMLTNASFVYPHNTPITKEGYYYRTIFERFFLKAAARETVPGGPSVACSTAKAVEWDAAWSKNLDPSGRAALGVHEAAYEVKET; encoded by the exons ATGTGTGGAATACTTGCAATTTTCGGTTGCATTGATAATTCTCAGGCCAAACGTTCAAGAATCATCGAACTTTCTAGAAG GTTGCGCCACAGAGGACCTGATTGGAGTGGATTACATAGCCACGAGGACTGTTATCTTGCTCATCAACGATTGGCAATAGTGGACCCAACTTCTGGAGATCAGCCACTGTATAATGAGGACAAGACCATTGTTGTTGCG GTAACTTGTTTAAGTGGAGAAGGGCAAAGCGGGGCTCATTATTTACTGATATGGAACTGTTCGCCACTTCCTCTCCGGGATTCCTCAGTTATAAAAAgg GTTAACGGGGAGATCTATAACCATAAAGCATTACGGGGACAATTGAAGTCCCATCAATTTCGAACTGAAAGTGATTGTGAAGTTATAGCCCATCTT TATGAAGAACATGGAGAAAACTTCATTGACATGTTGGATGGGATGTTCTCTTTTGTTCTTCTTGACACCCGCGATAAAAGTTTCATCGCTGCTCGGGATGCCATTGGCATTACACCCCTTTATATGGGGTGGGGTCTTGATG GGTCCATATGGTTTTCCTCGGAGATGAAAGCCTTAAGTGATGATTGTGAACGATTTGTTAGCTTCCTTCCCGGTCATATTTATTCAAGCAAAACTG GAGGACTTAGAAGATGGTACAACCCACCATGGTTTTCGGAAAACATTCCTTCTACGCCATATGATCACCTTGTCTTAAGGAAGGCTTTTGAAAAG GCTGTAGTTAAGAGACTCATGACGGATGTACCATTTGGTGTGCTTCTCTCAGGCGGACTGGATTCTTCACTTGTTGCTGCAGTGGCTAACCGCTATTTGGCTGATACTGAAGCTGGTCGACAATGGGGATCACAGTTGCATACGTTTTGCGTAGGCTTGAAG GGTTCTCCTGATCTGAAAGCTGCCAGAGAGGTGGCAGACTACCTTGGAACTCGTCACCATGAGTTTCACTTTACAGTGCAG GAAGGAATTGATGCCTTAGAAGAAGTCATATATCATGTTGAAACTTATGATGTGACCACTATCAGAGCCAGTACACCAATGTTTCTTatgtctcggaagataaagtcCTTGGGTGTGAAAATGGTTTTATCTGGTGAAGGTTCTGATGAAATTTTTGGTGGTTATTTATATTTCCACAAGGCACCCAACAAAGAGGAGTTTCACCAAGAAACTTGTAGAAAG ATTAAAGCACTTCATCTTTATGATTGCTTGAGGGCCAATAAATCTACTTCAGCTTGGGGTGTTGAAGCTCGTGTACCTTTCCTGGATAAAGAATTTATCAATATTGCAATGAACATCGATCCAGAATGGAAAATG ATCCAACCTGATCTCGGAAGAATAGAAAAGTGGGTTTTACGCAATGCTTTTGACGATGATCAGAATCCTTATCTGCCAAAG caTATATTGTATAGGCAGAAAGAACAGTTCAGTGATGGAGTTGGCTACAGTTGGATTGATGGCTTGAAGGATCACGCAAACAGTCAG GTTTCTGATTCTATGTTAACAAATGCAAGTTTTGTTTACCCACATAACACTCCGATAACAAAGGAAGGATACTATTATAGAACTATTTTCGAACGATTTTTCCTAAAG GCTGCTGCAAGGGAGACTGTTCCAGGTGGTCCAAGTGTGGCATGCAGCACTGCAAAAGCTGTAGAATGGGATGCAGCTTGGTCCAAGAATCTAGATCCATCTGGTCGAGCTGCTCTCGGTGTTCATGAAGCTGCTTATGAGGTTAAAGAAACCTGA
- the LOC107850647 gene encoding asparagine synthetase [glutamine-hydrolyzing] 2 isoform X2, with protein MCGILAIFGCIDNSQAKRSRIIELSRRLRHRGPDWSGLHSHEDCYLAHQRLAIVDPTSGDQPLYNEDKTIVVAVNGEIYNHKALRGQLKSHQFRTESDCEVIAHLYEEHGENFIDMLDGMFSFVLLDTRDKSFIAARDAIGITPLYMGWGLDGSIWFSSEMKALSDDCERFVSFLPGHIYSSKTGGLRRWYNPPWFSENIPSTPYDHLVLRKAFEKAVVKRLMTDVPFGVLLSGGLDSSLVAAVANRYLADTEAGRQWGSQLHTFCVGLKGSPDLKAAREVADYLGTRHHEFHFTVQEGIDALEEVIYHVETYDVTTIRASTPMFLMSRKIKSLGVKMVLSGEGSDEIFGGYLYFHKAPNKEEFHQETCRKIKALHLYDCLRANKSTSAWGVEARVPFLDKEFINIAMNIDPEWKMIQPDLGRIEKWVLRNAFDDDQNPYLPKHILYRQKEQFSDGVGYSWIDGLKDHANSQVSDSMLTNASFVYPHNTPITKEGYYYRTIFERFFLKAAARETVPGGPSVACSTAKAVEWDAAWSKNLDPSGRAALGVHEAAYEVKET; from the exons ATGTGTGGAATACTTGCAATTTTCGGTTGCATTGATAATTCTCAGGCCAAACGTTCAAGAATCATCGAACTTTCTAGAAG GTTGCGCCACAGAGGACCTGATTGGAGTGGATTACATAGCCACGAGGACTGTTATCTTGCTCATCAACGATTGGCAATAGTGGACCCAACTTCTGGAGATCAGCCACTGTATAATGAGGACAAGACCATTGTTGTTGCG GTTAACGGGGAGATCTATAACCATAAAGCATTACGGGGACAATTGAAGTCCCATCAATTTCGAACTGAAAGTGATTGTGAAGTTATAGCCCATCTT TATGAAGAACATGGAGAAAACTTCATTGACATGTTGGATGGGATGTTCTCTTTTGTTCTTCTTGACACCCGCGATAAAAGTTTCATCGCTGCTCGGGATGCCATTGGCATTACACCCCTTTATATGGGGTGGGGTCTTGATG GGTCCATATGGTTTTCCTCGGAGATGAAAGCCTTAAGTGATGATTGTGAACGATTTGTTAGCTTCCTTCCCGGTCATATTTATTCAAGCAAAACTG GAGGACTTAGAAGATGGTACAACCCACCATGGTTTTCGGAAAACATTCCTTCTACGCCATATGATCACCTTGTCTTAAGGAAGGCTTTTGAAAAG GCTGTAGTTAAGAGACTCATGACGGATGTACCATTTGGTGTGCTTCTCTCAGGCGGACTGGATTCTTCACTTGTTGCTGCAGTGGCTAACCGCTATTTGGCTGATACTGAAGCTGGTCGACAATGGGGATCACAGTTGCATACGTTTTGCGTAGGCTTGAAG GGTTCTCCTGATCTGAAAGCTGCCAGAGAGGTGGCAGACTACCTTGGAACTCGTCACCATGAGTTTCACTTTACAGTGCAG GAAGGAATTGATGCCTTAGAAGAAGTCATATATCATGTTGAAACTTATGATGTGACCACTATCAGAGCCAGTACACCAATGTTTCTTatgtctcggaagataaagtcCTTGGGTGTGAAAATGGTTTTATCTGGTGAAGGTTCTGATGAAATTTTTGGTGGTTATTTATATTTCCACAAGGCACCCAACAAAGAGGAGTTTCACCAAGAAACTTGTAGAAAG ATTAAAGCACTTCATCTTTATGATTGCTTGAGGGCCAATAAATCTACTTCAGCTTGGGGTGTTGAAGCTCGTGTACCTTTCCTGGATAAAGAATTTATCAATATTGCAATGAACATCGATCCAGAATGGAAAATG ATCCAACCTGATCTCGGAAGAATAGAAAAGTGGGTTTTACGCAATGCTTTTGACGATGATCAGAATCCTTATCTGCCAAAG caTATATTGTATAGGCAGAAAGAACAGTTCAGTGATGGAGTTGGCTACAGTTGGATTGATGGCTTGAAGGATCACGCAAACAGTCAG GTTTCTGATTCTATGTTAACAAATGCAAGTTTTGTTTACCCACATAACACTCCGATAACAAAGGAAGGATACTATTATAGAACTATTTTCGAACGATTTTTCCTAAAG GCTGCTGCAAGGGAGACTGTTCCAGGTGGTCCAAGTGTGGCATGCAGCACTGCAAAAGCTGTAGAATGGGATGCAGCTTGGTCCAAGAATCTAGATCCATCTGGTCGAGCTGCTCTCGGTGTTCATGAAGCTGCTTATGAGGTTAAAGAAACCTGA